The following are encoded together in the Juglans microcarpa x Juglans regia isolate MS1-56 chromosome 2D, Jm3101_v1.0, whole genome shotgun sequence genome:
- the LOC121248224 gene encoding cytochrome P450 85A-like, with the protein MAFLMVVLGVVLVLCICSALLRWNEVRYRKKGLPPGTMGWPVFGETTEFLKQGPNFMKNQRARYGSFFKSHILGCPTIVSMDPELNRYILMNEAKGLVPGYPRSMLDILGKCNIAAVHGSTHKYMRGALLSLISPTMIRDQLLAKTNEFMRSHLSNWDDQIINIQEKTKEMALCSSLKQIAGIESSSMFQPFMTEFFKLVLGTLSLPINFPGTNYRRGFQARKNIIAMLKQLIEERRTSQETHQDMLGSLMRSDENRYELTDEEIIDQIITIVYSGYETVSTTSMMAVKYLHDHPGALEELRKEHLAIRERKRPEDPIDWNDLKSMRFTRAVIFETSRLATIVNGVLRKTTKDMELNGFVIPKGWRIYVYTREINYDPFLYPEPFTFNPWRWLDKSLESQGYFFIFGGGTRLCPGKELGIAEVSTFLHYLVTRYRWEEIGGDELLKFPRVEAPNGLHIRVSSFTNSDMYVQKEESI; encoded by the exons ATGGCTTTTTTAATGGTAGTTCTTGGGGTGGTGTTGGTGCTCTGTATCTGCTCTGCTTTGCTGAGATGGAATGAGGTGAGGTACAGGAAGAAAGGTTTGCCTCCAGGTACAATGGGCTGGCCGGTATTTGGAGAGACTACAGAGTTTCTTAAACAAGGTCCGAACTTCATGAAAAACCAGCGAGCAAg GTATGGTAGTTTTTTCAAGTCCCACATACTGGGCTGCCCTACCATTGTATCCATGGATCCCGAGCTCAACAGGTACATCCTCATGAATGAGGCAAAAGGCCTTGTTCCTGGCTACCCACGGTCCATGTTGGATATCTTGGGTAAATGCAACATTGCAGCAGTTCATGGCTCCACCCACAAGTACATGAGAGGGGCATTGCTTTCGCTCATAAGCCCCACCATGATCAGAGACCAGCTTTTGGCAAAAACTAATGAATTCATGAGAAGCCACCTTAGCAACTGGGATGACCAAATCATCAACATTCAAGAAAAGACCAAAGAG ATGGCTCTTTGCTCATCCCTTAAGCAGATTGCCGGTATAGAATCCAGCTCAATGTTCCAACCATTCATGACTGAGTTCTTTAAGCTAGTTCTAGGGACACTTTCACTGCCTATTAACTTTCCGGGAACAAATTATCGTCGGGGATTCCAG GCGAGGAAAAATATCATAGCCATGTTGAAGCAACTAATAGAGGAAAGAAGAACTTCTCAAGAAACCCACCAAGATATGCTTGGTTCCCTTATGAGAAGTGATGAAAATAGATACGAACTTACTGATGAAGAGATAATTGATCAAATAATTACAATTGTGTATTCCGGTTATGAAACTGTTTCAACTACTTCCATGATGGCCGTCAAGTATCTCCATGATCATCCAGGAGCTCTTGAAGAACTCAGA AAAGAACATTTGGCGattagagaaaggaaaaggcCCGAGGATCCAATTGATTGGAATGACCTTAAGTCGATGAGGTTTACTCGTGCG GTTATCTTTGAGACCTCAAGATTAGCAACGATTGTTAATGGAGTTTTACGGAAAACCACTAAAGATATGGAACTGAATG GGTTTGTGATTCCAAAAGGATGGAGAATATATGTTTATACAAGAGAGATTAATTATGACCCTTTTCTATATCCGGAGCCATTCACCTTTAATCCATGGAGATGGCTG GATAAGAGCTTGGAGTCTCAAGGCTACTTCTTTATATTTGGAGGGGGCACTAGACTCTGTCCTGGAAAAGAACTGGGAATAGCAGAAGTTTCCACTTTCTTACACTACTTGGTGACTAGATACAG GTGGGAAGAGATTGGAGGTGATGAACTGTTGAAATTTCCAAGAGTGGAAGCACCAAATGGGCTACATATTAGGGTTTCATCTTTTACTAACTCGGACATGTACGTACAGAAGGAAGAAAGTATATAA
- the LOC121248226 gene encoding PI-PLC X domain-containing protein At5g67130-like isoform X1 — MGLWQNLLLMKASVILFLRFNASACSNGECKQLLDPCSSDGDCQAGLYCFSCPQGFSGNRCVRSTTTNQFKLLNNSLPFNKYAFLTTHNAYAIDGEPSHTGVPRITFTNQEDTVTQQLNNGVRGLMLDTYDFQGEVWLCHSSGGQCHDYTAFEPAIDTLKEIEAFLSANPSEIVTLILEDYVQAPNGLTKVFIDAGLTKYWLPVENMPQNGQDWPLVSDMVAKNQRLLVFTSIKQKEESEGIAYQWNYMVENQYGDGGMRAGNCPNRRESPPLDDKTKSLVLVNYFSSLPFKMTACGHHSADIINMLHTCFGAAGNRWANFVAVDFYKRSEGGGTFQAVDTLNGELLCGCDDVHACVPGSTSPACTA; from the exons ATGGGTCTTTGGCAAAACTTGCTTTTGATGAAAGCTTCAGTAATATTATTTCTCAGGTTTAATGCCTCAGCTTGCTCCAATGGAGAGTGCAAG CAGTTACTGGATCCATGCTCATCCGATGGAGATTGCCAGGCGGGACTCTACTGTTTCTCTTGCCCCCAAGGATTTTCAGGCAATAGATGTGTCAGATCAACCACTACAAACCAATTCAAGCTTCTG AATAATTCTCTGCCGTTCAATAAATATGCATTCTTGACAACCCATAATGCTTATGCTATCGATGGAGAGCCATCTCACACGGGAGTTCCTCGGATTACCTTTACAAATCAAGAAGATACTGTCACTCAACAGCTAAAT AATGGAGTTCGCGGCTTGATGCTCGATACGTATGATTTTCAAGGAGAAGTATGGTTGTGCCATTCTTCTGGAGGACAATGCCATGACTATACTGCATTT GAACCTGCTATAGACACGCTGAAGGAGATCGAAGCTTTCTTATCAGCAAACCCATCAGAAATTGTCACATTGATATTAGAAGACTATGTTCAAGCTCCGAATGGACTGACAAAGGTCTTCATCGATGCCGGGTTGACGAAATATTGGTTGCCGGTGGAAAATATGCCACAAAATGGTCAAGATTGGCCGCTAGTCAGTGACATGGTTGCTAAAAACCAAAGGCTACTTGTATTCACTTCAATTAAGCAAAAGGAGGAAAGTGAAGGCATTGCTTATCAGTGGAACTACATGGTTGAAAACCAAT ATGGAGATGGTGGAATGCGTGCAGGAAACTGTCCTAATAGGAGAGAATCACCACCTCTTGATGACAAAACCAAGTCTTTGGTATTGGtcaattatttttcaagtctTCCCTTTAAGATGACCGCATGTGGACATCACTCGGCTGATATAATAAACATGCTCCATACATGTTTTGGTGCTGCCGGCAACCGGTGGGCTAACTTTGTTGCCGTTGATTTTTACAAG AGAAGCGAGGGAGGTGGAACATTTCAAGCTGTGGACACTCTCAATGGGGAGCTGTTGTGTGGTTGTGATGACGTCCATGCATGTGTG CCTGGATCAACCTCACCAGCTTGCACTGCATGA
- the LOC121248227 gene encoding receptor-like protein kinase FERONIA, with amino-acid sequence MPSSTGSRLNVGGKDISNVDDTGMFRSWSQDEDYIFGKAFGTMRHRSNVTIKYTEDTPPYTAPEIIYTTSRTMGTDPNINLKYNLTWIFSVDVGFLYLVRLHFCETQLEVTHENQRVFRVFIYNQTAEEQMDVIQWSGGNGSPVYRDYVVLVPGKSQAKQVLWLALHPNRDVIPKPDYADAILNGVEIFKLNQSDGNLAGPNPEPTMVGPSPTSSEREKKTTPKNNLSPIMIVVGIPIGALVAILIYICLLVHYHCRSKRAHEQGTGLSKSSLVPYFSKMQRLIDKNIVTLPLEHCRYFSIVEIKAATDNFDQRLVIGAGGFGNMYKGYIDGGSADVAIKRLKPSSKQGTRQFWTEINVLSQLHHVNLVAFIGYCDDRDEMILVYEYMACGTLRSHLYGTDNPALSWKQRLQICIDTAHGLNYLHTGANDMIIHSNVKSTNILLDERLLAKVSDFGLSRLDPIKMSRIHFNGIVMGGFGYVDPEYYRTQKLTEKSDVYSFGVVLFEVLCARPAQMPSLPKEQVNLAQWARKCYLDGNLDQIIDPCLRGEIASECLHKFREIAESCTRDHGIERPTMRDVVGALQFALQIQENAEKNINNRRMVETKENVPTQHFTQLHGQLS; translated from the exons ATGCCTTCATCAACGGGATCGAG GTTAAACGTGGGTGGCAAAGATATTTCCAACGTTGATGATACTGGCATGTTCCGATCTTGGAGTCAGGATGAGGATTACATCTTTGGAAAGGCATTTGGCACCATGCGTCATCGGTCCAATGTCACGATCAAGTACACTGAGGACACCCCACCATACACCGCGCCAGAGATTATATACACTACTTCTCGTACAATGGGTACGGATCCTAACATTAACTTGAAATACAACCTCACTTGGATTTTTTCTGTGGATGTTGGGTTTCTATATCTGGTTAGGCTCCATTTTTGCGAGACTCAATTAGAAGTCACGCACGAGAATCAACGGGTGTTTCGTGTATTCATCTATAATCAGACGGCCGAAGAGCAAATGGATGTGATCCAATGGAGTGGCGGCAATGGAAGTCCTGTGTACAGAGACTACGTTGTGTTGGTTCCTGGAAAATCCCAAGCTAAGCAGGTTTTATGGCTTGCACTCCATCCAAACAGAGACGTGATTCCAAAACCGGATTATGCAGATGCGATCTTGAACGGTGTAGAGATATTCAAGTTGAACCAATCGGATGGTAACCTAGCCGGGCCCAATCCAGAACCGACGATGGTGGGTCCAAGTCCAACATCCTCAGAACGAGAGAAGAAGACAACGCCTAAAAATAACCTGTCACCGATTATGATCGTAGTTGGAATTCCCATCGGTGCTTTGGTCGCAATACTCATTTACATATGTTTATTAGTTCACTATCATTGTAGAAGTAAGAGGGCGCATGAACAAGGTACCGGCTTGTCCAAATCCTCGTTGGTCCCATATTTTTCCAAGATGCAGAGGTTAATTGACAAGAACATTGTAACATTGCCATTAGAACACTGCCGTTACTTCTCGATCGTGGAGATCAAAGCAGCCACGGATAACTTCGATCAACGATTAGTCATTGGAGCTGGAGGATTCGGAAACATGTACAAAGGGTACATCGATGGTGGATCCGCCGATGTTGCAATCAAACGGTTGAAACCGTCCTCAAAGCAAGGGACGCGCCAGTTCTGGACCGAGATCAACGTGCTCTCCCAGCTTCACCATGTTAATCTCGTGGCTTTTATCGGATACTGTGATGATCGAGACGAGATGATCCTCGTGTATGAGTATATGGCATGTGGGACCCTTCGTTCTCATCTCTACGGAACTGACAACCCAGCGCTGTCATGGAAGCAACGCCTCCAGATTTGCATCGACACAGCGCACGGGTTGAACTACCTTCATACAGGTGCGAACGACATGATAATTCACTCCAATGTGAAATCCACAAACATACTGCTAGATGAGAGGTTGTTGGCTAAGGTTTCGGATTTTGGTCTGTCGAGATTGGATCCCATAAAGATGTCCAGGATCCACTTCAACGGCATTGTAATGGGTGGTTTTGGGTATGTAGACCCAGAGTACTACCGAACGCAGAAGTTGACAGAGAAATCTGATGTGTACTCATTCGGGGTGGTGTTGTTTGAGGTACTGTGTGCTAGGCCAGCACAGATGCCGAGCCTACCCAAGGAGCAAGTGAACTTGGCCCAGTGGGCCAGAAAATGCTACCTCGATGGGAACCTTGATCAAATAATTGATCCGTGTTTGAGGGGTGAGATTGCGTCCGAATGTCTTCACAAGTTCAGGGAGATTGCGGAAAGTTGCACACGTGATCATGGAATCGAACGACCGACAATGAGGGATGTGGTGGGGGCCCTTCAGTTTGCACTGCAGATTCAAGAGAATGCCGAGAAGAATATCAACAATAGACGCATGGTTGAAACTAAGGAAAATGTTCCCACACAACACTTCACACAGCTCCATGGACAACTGTCCTGA
- the LOC121248542 gene encoding uncharacterized mitochondrial protein AtMg00810-like: MPVPEPPIPSPETPSPNSPEPLLSSPPSPSISCPCHTITRPAYLHDYVCPTFHTKPTTYSPAIQASGFLRSQGDHSLYTLFTSTNITLVLIYVDDILIVGNDISHIEVFKRLVSTHFKAKDLGFLKYFLRLEIARSHKGIFLNQRKYAPDILFDSGQLGARTIPFPIEQHLKLSTEDDDLLTDPCTYICLVGRLIYLTITRPDIVYTINIPSQFMHDPRVPPMAAATRVFCYIKGCPGQGIFFSSFSSMHVTTYIDSDWASYPITRYFIQLGTNPISWHTKKQTTVARSSTEAEYQAMAVIICELTWLKQLLTNLEISHPESFTLHCDNQSALYIAHNPVFHERTKHI; encoded by the exons ATGCCTGTCCCTGAACCTCCTATACCATCTCCAGAGACTCCTTCTCCCAACTCACCCGAGCCTCTTCTCTCCtcacctccatctccttctATCTCTTGTCCCTGCCACACCATCACTCGACCCGCCTATCTTCATGACTATGTTTGTCCTACATTCCATACAAAGCCCACGACATATTCACCTGCTATACAGGCTTCAG GTTTCCTTCGGTCTCAGGGCGATCATTCTTTATATACTCTTTTCACCTCCACCAACATTACTCTTGTtcttatttatgttgatgatattttgattgTTGGTAACGATATCTCTCATATCGAAGTTTTCAAAAGACTCGTTTCCACCCATTTCAAAGCCAAAGATCTTggttttttgaaatatttcctCAGACTTGAAATTGCTCGCTCTCACAAAGGTATCTTTCTCAATCAGCGCAAATATGCTCCTGATATTCTTTTCGACAGTGGACAACTTGGTGCTCGAACTATCCCTTTTCCTATAGAACAACACTTGAAACTCAGCACTGAAGACGATGATCTCCTCACCGATCCTTGCACTTACATATGCCTAGTTGGACGACTCATCTATTTGACCATCACCCGACCTGACATTGTCTATACAATCAATATTCCTAGTCAGTTCATGCATGATCCTCGAGTTCCTCCCATGGCTGCCGCTACTCGTGTTTTTTGTTACATCAAAGGTTGTCCAGGCCAAggcattttcttctcttcctttagTAGCATGCATGTCACAACATAcattgattctgattgggctAGCTATCCCATCACCAGATATTTCATTCAGTTAGGTACCAATCCAATCTCATGGCATACAAAGAAACAGACTACAGTAGCAAGGTCTTCCACTGAAGCTGAATATCAAGCTATGGCCGTCATAATCTGTGAACTCACCTGGTTGAAGCAACTTCTCACTAATCTTGAAATTTCTCATCCCGAGTCCTTCACCTTACATTGTGACAACCAATCCGCTCTCTATATAGCGCACAATCCCGTGTTCCATGAGCGTACCAAACACATTTAG
- the LOC121248226 gene encoding PI-PLC X domain-containing protein At5g67130-like isoform X2 — MGLWQNLLLMKASVILFLRFNASACSNGECKLLDPCSSDGDCQAGLYCFSCPQGFSGNRCVRSTTTNQFKLLNNSLPFNKYAFLTTHNAYAIDGEPSHTGVPRITFTNQEDTVTQQLNNGVRGLMLDTYDFQGEVWLCHSSGGQCHDYTAFEPAIDTLKEIEAFLSANPSEIVTLILEDYVQAPNGLTKVFIDAGLTKYWLPVENMPQNGQDWPLVSDMVAKNQRLLVFTSIKQKEESEGIAYQWNYMVENQYGDGGMRAGNCPNRRESPPLDDKTKSLVLVNYFSSLPFKMTACGHHSADIINMLHTCFGAAGNRWANFVAVDFYKRSEGGGTFQAVDTLNGELLCGCDDVHACVPGSTSPACTA; from the exons ATGGGTCTTTGGCAAAACTTGCTTTTGATGAAAGCTTCAGTAATATTATTTCTCAGGTTTAATGCCTCAGCTTGCTCCAATGGAGAGTGCAAG TTACTGGATCCATGCTCATCCGATGGAGATTGCCAGGCGGGACTCTACTGTTTCTCTTGCCCCCAAGGATTTTCAGGCAATAGATGTGTCAGATCAACCACTACAAACCAATTCAAGCTTCTG AATAATTCTCTGCCGTTCAATAAATATGCATTCTTGACAACCCATAATGCTTATGCTATCGATGGAGAGCCATCTCACACGGGAGTTCCTCGGATTACCTTTACAAATCAAGAAGATACTGTCACTCAACAGCTAAAT AATGGAGTTCGCGGCTTGATGCTCGATACGTATGATTTTCAAGGAGAAGTATGGTTGTGCCATTCTTCTGGAGGACAATGCCATGACTATACTGCATTT GAACCTGCTATAGACACGCTGAAGGAGATCGAAGCTTTCTTATCAGCAAACCCATCAGAAATTGTCACATTGATATTAGAAGACTATGTTCAAGCTCCGAATGGACTGACAAAGGTCTTCATCGATGCCGGGTTGACGAAATATTGGTTGCCGGTGGAAAATATGCCACAAAATGGTCAAGATTGGCCGCTAGTCAGTGACATGGTTGCTAAAAACCAAAGGCTACTTGTATTCACTTCAATTAAGCAAAAGGAGGAAAGTGAAGGCATTGCTTATCAGTGGAACTACATGGTTGAAAACCAAT ATGGAGATGGTGGAATGCGTGCAGGAAACTGTCCTAATAGGAGAGAATCACCACCTCTTGATGACAAAACCAAGTCTTTGGTATTGGtcaattatttttcaagtctTCCCTTTAAGATGACCGCATGTGGACATCACTCGGCTGATATAATAAACATGCTCCATACATGTTTTGGTGCTGCCGGCAACCGGTGGGCTAACTTTGTTGCCGTTGATTTTTACAAG AGAAGCGAGGGAGGTGGAACATTTCAAGCTGTGGACACTCTCAATGGGGAGCTGTTGTGTGGTTGTGATGACGTCCATGCATGTGTG CCTGGATCAACCTCACCAGCTTGCACTGCATGA